In one window of Mobula hypostoma chromosome 1, sMobHyp1.1, whole genome shotgun sequence DNA:
- the actr10 gene encoding actin-related protein 10 codes for MPLFEGLGTGGEKTAVVIDLGAAYTKCGFAGETGPRCIIPSEIKKPGVSQAIKVVQYNINTEELYGYLKEFIHMLYFRHLLVNPRDRRVVVIESVLCPSHFRETLTKVFFKHFEVPSVLFAPCHLVSLLTLGINSAVVLDCGYTEALVLPIYEGILILNAWEALPLGGKAIHTELQSRLLEECTVDTGTNTGEGLAAVMSSLPEDTIEDIKVRTCFVSDLQRGLKIQAAKFNIDGKAERPQPPPDVAYPLDGERILHVKGSIRDSVIEILFEQDNEEKSIAALILDSLLQCPIDTRKQLAENLVIIGGTAMLPGFLHRILDEIRYLVQKPKYKDVLATKTFKVHTPPAKPNAVAWLGGAIFGALQDILGSRSVSKEYYNQTGRIPDWCCLNNPPLEMMYETSKAPPPLMKRAYSTEK; via the exons ATGCCGCTGTTTGAAGGGCTGGGCACCGGGGGCGAGAAGACGGCTGTAGTGATCGATCTGGGAGCCGCATACACAAA ATGTGGTTTTGCAGGAGAAACTGGACCAAGATGCATTATTCCCAGTGAAATCAAGAAGCCAGGTGTATCCCAG GCTATTAAAGTAGTTCAATATAATATCAACACTGAAGAACTTTATGGTTATTTGAAAGAATTTATTCACATGCTGTACTTCAG ACACTTGCTAGTAAACCCAAGGGATCGGCGAGTTGTTGTCATTGAATCAGTTCTGTGTCCATCACACTTCAGAGAAACACTCACTAAAGTTTTCTTTAAGCACTTTGAG GTTCCTTCAGTGCTCTTTGCTCCATGCCATCTTGTGTCGCTGCTGACTCTTGGTATCAATTCTGCTGTGGTTTTAGATTGTGGATATACAGAAGCACTAGTATTGCCT ATATATGAAGGAATTCTGATTTTGAATGCATGGGAAGCACTTCCACTGGGAGGAAAAGCAATCCATAC GGAGTTACAGTCTCGGTTATTAGAAGAATGCACTGTGGACACTGGAACTAACACCGGAGAAGGCTTAGCAGCTGTGATGA GCTCACTTCCAGAAGATACAATAGAGGatataaaag TTCGTACTTGCTTTGTCAGTGATCTCCAGCGGGGTCTAAAAATTCAAGCAGCCAAGTTTAACATTGATGGAAAAGCTGAA CGCCCACAACCACCACCTGATGTGGCATACCCATTGGATGGAGAGAGGATTTTGCATGTCAAAGGATCTATCAG AGATTCTGTAATTGAAATTCTTTTTGAACAAGATAATGAAGAAAAATCTATCGCTGCTTTAATCCTTGACTCACTTTTACAG TGCCCTATTGACACAAGAAAACAACTAGCAGAAAATCTTGTGATCATTGGTGGAACTGCTATGCTGCCCGGCTTCCTGCATCGTATTCTGGATGAAATTCGGTATCTGGTGCAAAAACCAAAATACAAAGATGTGTTGGCTACAAAGACTTTTAAAGTTCATACTCCACCAGCAAAACCAAATGCTGTGGCTTGGTTGGGAG GAGCCATTTTTGGTGCTCTGCAGGACATATTAGGTAGCCGTTCAGTCTCCAAAGAATATTACAACCAGACAGGTCGTATTCCTGACTGGTGCTGCTTGAATAACCCACCGCTGGAAATGATGTATGAGACCAGTAAAGCTCCTCCTCCATTGATGAAGAGAGCATATTCCACGGAGAAGTAG